GTGTGTACAAGGCCCGAGAACGTATTCACCGTATCATTCTGATATACGATTACTAGCGATTCCAACTTCATGAAGTCGAGTTTCAGACTTCAATCTGGACTGAGACCTGCTTTATGCGTTTTGCTTCACATCACTGTTTCGCATCGCTTTGTACAGGCCATTGTAGCACGTGTGTAGCCCAGGACATAAGGGCCATGATGATTTGACGTCATCCTCACCTTCCTCCGGCTTATCACCGGCAGTCTCGTCTGAGTCCCCATCTTTACATGCTGGTAACAGACAATAAGGGTTGCGCTCGTTGCGGGACTTAACCCAACACCTCACAGCACGAGCTGACGACAACCATGCAGCACCTGTATATAGACCCCAAACGGGGAATAGTTATCTCTAACTATATCCTATATATGTCAAGCCCTGGTAAGGTTCCTCGCGTATCATCGAATTAAACCACATGCTCCACCGCTTGTGCGGGCCCCCGTCAATTCCTTTGAGTTTCACTCTTGCGAGCATACTCCCCAGGCGGCACACTTAACACGTTAGCTTCGGTACTAACCTTTCAGTTAACACCAAGTGTGCATCGTTTACAGCGTAGACTACCAGGGTATCTAATCCTGTTTGCTCCCTACGCTTTCGTGACTCAGCGTCAGTCTTGACCTAGAAGTTCGCCTTCGCCTCTGGTATTCTTCCTGATATCAACAGATTCCACCCTTACACCAGGAATTCTAACTTCCCCTATCAGACTCTAGTTATGCAGTTTCCAGCATATTCCCACAGTTGAGCTGTGGTATTTTACGCATAGACTTACATATCCGCCTACTCACCCTTTACGCCCAATAATCCCGAACAACGCTCGCCCCTTACGTATTACCGCGGCTGCTGGCACGTAATTAGCCGGGGCTTATTCCTAAATTAACGTCATCACTCTGTCATTTCCTACAAAGCTTATTCCTCATTTATAAAAGAACTTTACAATCTTTCGACCTTCATCGTTCACGCAGTGTCGCTCCGTCAGGCTTTCGCCCATTGCGGAAGATTCTTAGCTGCTGCCTCCCGTAGGAGTCTGGACCGTATCTCAGTTCCAGTGTGACCGTTCACCCTCTCAGGCCGGTTACTTATCATAGCCTTGGTAGGCTCTTACCCTACCAACTAGCTAATAAGACGCAGACTCATCTACAAGCGAAGCTTTAAAGGCTTCCTTTCATCAATTGACATCTCAATTGACCTTATTCGGTATTAGCTACTATTTCTAATAGTTATCCCCATCTCGTAGGTAGATTATCCACGCGTTACTCACCCGTTCGCCACTGAATGTATTGCTACATCCCGTTTGACTTGCATGCTTAAGACGCACTGCCAGCGTTAGTTCTAAGCCAGGATCAAACTCTTCGTTATTTTTATTTTCTTTAATTTAAAATTAACAGGTTATTCATTTTTTGGCTCTTAAAACCTTACTTAACTCTTCCCTTCTCTTATCTTCCAATTCTTAATATTAACTTTTATTACTTTATAATATACATTCATCTTTGTCAATACTTTAAACTTTATTTTTTGTATTAAGATTCTTAAATAAATTGTTTCTATTATTTCTTATCTCGCTATCTTTTACTAATCTCTTAACAATATCTAAAACCTTACCTACCTCTTCATAGCCATCATAATGACTGCCTCTTAAATTTGCGCCCAAGACACTCTTAAATCCAGCCTTCCTAGCAGAGAGAACCTTACCTTCAATATTAGAAGATACTTTAATTCCTCCTGAAAGCGAAATTTCACCTGTAAAGATTAGATCTTGACTTACAATGATATTCGTCTTGGCCGAAAATAACGCAACTAAAACAGCAAGTTCAATTTCTATATCATCAATTTTAAGGCCTCCAGAAACATTAACATATACATCATCATTATTAAAATTAAGATTTAAATACTTGCTAAGAACAGCTAAGATTCTTGATATTTTTTTAGAGTCTACTTTTTCTGAAAAAATTCTAGAAATATTCATACCTGTCTTTGCTATTAAAGCCTGTATCTCGACAAATAAAACTCTACTTCCCTTGTTAATAATTCCAATAGCAATTCCTGAAGATACTTCTTCCTTCTTCTCCAAAAAAATAGAAGAAGGATCTTTAACCTCAACAAGACCTAAACTTGTCATCTCAAAAATACCTATCTCATTAATAGTGCCAAATCTATTTTTAGTTGCTCTAAGCATACGCAAAGATTTTTCTGCTTCTTCAAAATAAAAAACAGCATCTACCATATGTTCTATTATTTTTGGTCCAGCTAAAATACCATCTTTGGTAATATGGCCTACCAAAAATAAAGTTATATCCTTACTTTTTGCCCACTCTCCAAGCTTATAAACGCAATACTTTAATTGAGATATACCTCCAAGTCCACCCTGAACTTCTTTTGAATGTAAAGTTTGGATAGAATCAACAACCATAAAATCAAGCTCAATATTTTCAAGCATTCCCATTAAAGAGTCAACATTTATCTCATTAGTTATCAATATATCAGCAAAAAGATTAAGTCTATTTGCTCTTAATTTAATCTGTGGAATTGACTCTTCACCCGCAAGATAAAGCACATTTTTACCAGCAAGTGAGATAGTATTAGAAATTTGAAGTAAAAAAGTTGACTTTCCAATTCCAGGATCTCCTGATATCAAAATTGCACTACCAAGTACAATACCAGAGCCAAGAACTCTATCAAACTCTTCAATGCCTGTTGAATGCTTAATATTGTCAATCTGCTTTAAATCTCTCAAAGATAGTATTTCACTTTTTGAAAGATTTAAATTCCCCTCATATTCAGATTTGCGTTCAGTATAAGATTCTAAACTTTCCCAACTTGAACACTCTGGACACTTCCCTAGCCATTTTAAAGACTTATAGCCACAATTTAAACACTTATAAATTTCTTTATCTTTACTTCTAGCCATAAAGCATTAATAAATAGACCTTCCTTGATGCTGTAGCAAGCACATTCTTTAATTTATAGCCTAACTTGGGCTCCAAATAATCCAAAAAATCTTTTAAACCTTCATTATTGCCCTTAAGCTTAATCCAAAATTCCTTTAAAATCAAAACACTCTCCCTAAGTTCATTATAATTGGAAAAAGATAAAGCATT
The sequence above is drawn from the Candidatus Borreliella tachyglossi genome and encodes:
- the radA gene encoding DNA repair protein RadA, whose protein sequence is MARSKDKEIYKCLNCGYKSLKWLGKCPECSSWESLESYTERKSEYEGNLNLSKSEILSLRDLKQIDNIKHSTGIEEFDRVLGSGIVLGSAILISGDPGIGKSTFLLQISNTISLAGKNVLYLAGEESIPQIKLRANRLNLFADILITNEINVDSLMGMLENIELDFMVVDSIQTLHSKEVQGGLGGISQLKYCVYKLGEWAKSKDITLFLVGHITKDGILAGPKIIEHMVDAVFYFEEAEKSLRMLRATKNRFGTINEIGIFEMTSLGLVEVKDPSSIFLEKKEEVSSGIAIGIINKGSRVLFVEIQALIAKTGMNISRIFSEKVDSKKISRILAVLSKYLNLNFNNDDVYVNVSGGLKIDDIEIELAVLVALFSAKTNIIVSQDLIFTGEISLSGGIKVSSNIEGKVLSARKAGFKSVLGANLRGSHYDGYEEVGKVLDIVKRLVKDSEIRNNRNNLFKNLNTKNKV